The nucleotide window ATGTATGCAAGCTCCAGCCGAATTTGCCCAAGAACCAATCAACCATTGCGATTAACGCAACAAGTGCTATAATCATTGCGATAACGTTTATGCCGACTTTCATACCTTCGCTAGCCCCTTTTGCAATTGCGTCTAGCACATTTACATCAGTTCGGCGTTTTCTTATTTTGAATTCGCTTTTTGTTTGAGGTTCTCCGGTTTCAGGATAAATAATCTTTGATATAACAAGTGCCCCCGGAGCCGCCATTATACAAGCTGCAAGAAGATATTGAGCAGGAATGCCTATTGCAACATAAATTGCCATAACTCCGCCTGAAATACATGCCATACTTCCTGTCATAGAAGCTAAAACTTCTGAACGAGTTAAATTCGGCAAATAAGGTTTAATCATTATTTGTGCGACAATTTGTCCTACAAAAGAACTCGCGACATTTGATAAAGCTTCAGCACCACTAACATCCATTAATTTGTTCATTGCTTTGCCTAGAACCGCTATAACTCTTTGCATTATGCCGTAATAATAAAGTATATTCACCAATATCATCATAAAAATCAATGCAGGGATTAACTGTAGTGCAAAAATGTTGGATTTTGCTCCGAATAATTCTGCCATCCTTGTAGGATTATTGGTTAATGGTCCAAACACGAAATTTGAGCCTTCTTGGGCAAATTCCAGTATCTTTTGGATAAAAAATCCTATGTTTGCAAAAATTGCTTTGCCGATTGGTACTTTTAAAACAAATACCGCAAGTCCGAATTGTAATAATAACCCGACTCCTACGGTTTTGTAGTTTATACGTTTCTTGTTATTAGACATTAAAAATGCTATGAGTAGCATTACTAAAATACCAATGATGCCAAAAAATCTTTCCATTTTTACCTCTCACACAAAGTCTTCAAAAATCGATACTCAACTATAGCATAAAATCCCATCATAAAAAAACATTTTGCCACTATCGTAACAAAATGTTTTTGAATATTAATAAAAGTATTTGCAAAAACTAAGGTGTACAACCTGTATTGCAGATTGTTAAATCTTGGACAAGCTGGATATATATAGGTTTACCCTCTTTAGCTGTATATTGTAGCCCAGGTGTTACAGAGCCGACTATAGCACCAACTCCTGCACCAATTGGCATACCGTATGTTAAACAACCGATACTTGCTTTTCCTGCAGTACCAATTGCAGCACCTAGACCAGCACCAACGCCA belongs to Candidatus Gastranaerophilales bacterium and includes:
- a CDS encoding nucleoside transporter C-terminal domain-containing protein; the encoded protein is MERFFGIIGILVMLLIAFLMSNNKKRINYKTVGVGLLLQFGLAVFVLKVPIGKAIFANIGFFIQKILEFAQEGSNFVFGPLTNNPTRMAELFGAKSNIFALQLIPALIFMMILVNILYYYGIMQRVIAVLGKAMNKLMDVSGAEALSNVASSFVGQIVAQIMIKPYLPNLTRSEVLASMTGSMACISGGVMAIYVAIGIPAQYLLAACIMAAPGALVISKIIYPETGEPQTKSEFKIRKRRTDVNVLDAIAKGASEGMKVGINVIAMIIALVALIAMVDWFLGKFGWSLHTYLHMNLSMVGIDLEHLSLKMILGKFFSIFAYVMGVPMNQANEVGSLLGTKFVLNETLAYFDLVSIKNLISEKSFVIATFALCGFANISSVAIQIAGIGELAPNQRKNLARVGIKALIGGTLASYISACMAGILL